Sequence from the Molothrus aeneus isolate 106 chromosome 7, BPBGC_Maene_1.0, whole genome shotgun sequence genome:
tttcaaaaacTGTTAATTCCACTTATTTTTACTTACTCCTGAGAAGACAGTTTATACTGTCAAAGTAATAGAGATGCCCTATTACAGACAAATTTTAAGAAtctgtttattaaaataatttcatttacagCTGTATCTGACATACCCAAGTCTGAGATCTTACAAAGGCTAGAATGTTGATACTGCATTTTGGTATGACCTATCGAAATACAGCAAATGCAAGACTAACATTTCTCTACTGTATACAAGCCAATGCTATTTTTTCATTCACAATGATCAGGGCAAGGTAAGTTTTTCACATCTATTATATATTCACATTACAACCAAAGAAACAGAACTGATGCCACCACATACCTGAGATATGTTATACCAGTAGTAGCAGTTAAAAAcgctttttaaaaacttttatccCTACAGAGATGTGATTTCTACAGCTGAAAACGCCACCTTGATGTAGGCAGTGTATGTAGGCAACACATCTAACTTTGCAAAATTAAGTTTCAGCATGCTTAAGATAAAAGAAAGTGCCATACAGTTGCAAAGGTATAGCAATGAGCTCGATATTTCTTACACAAATTTTTCATTAATCTGTAGAATTGTATAATGGAAGAATGTTCCAGTGAggttttttaatagttttttaataaaattattttttaataatacaaaTTAATACCAGATGTGATAGCTGTGGCATTGATCCCTATAAAAACCAATATATTGTTCCTTTGACTTAGCTCTGAATGCAGTCATAAATAGAAAGTGAAACAAATGAAGTATGACCTTTTTTTATACGTGCATGTGTGGGGGTTTTGGTGgctattgtttttttttttatttcagaaaagccTCATTACACTCAAATTTAGAATTACTTTCACATAACAGAAGTGGCTCAAAATCATAAATCAGGTCTTCTAAATTCCCTTTACAGACAAACCTACTtaggagctgctgaggaaaaaGCTACATACTCCGAAAAGTGGTCATGTCCTTTGGCTCACTGCTTGGCACACACCAGTCATCAGCTTCATGGTTTGCTTTATAATGTTTCCAGGCTGCTTTGTTGTATACAGGGAGTCTTTCAATTGATTCTGTTGATAAGGCCTGTAAGGAGAAAAGGCTCTAGCTGATGATTCTTTTTAATTGAAGTTACCATAACAGAACAAGGAGTTCCATTAGCAGTTCAGATTACAGCTGCTGATAGAGTGTTACATCATACCTTGATGTAAATAACTGCATCTGTACCATAGCCTTCTAAGGAATACAGTTTCAGGTCTCCTTGGAAGTACTGTGCATACAGACGTGATATGGGTAAGCCATAACCAAATCCAGCCTGATCAGGAGAAAACGTATACTTCCATTAATTGCATTAATCAGCGGCATTTTCTGTTTAAACTTAATAGGTGAAATAGACAAACTAAGCATGATGTTTAACAGTAACAGGAGTTCAGGTGTTAACTGTCATGCCCTCCCCCAAGCTATTCTATaccccaaaaccagaagaatGCATGTATGATTGTAATTATGAGAAAACTGATTCCTTGGTCACACAGGGCTGGTAGGTAACACTTCTTGCATTATGGCAGCTTTTTGAAGAGATGCCATTGGAGAACACTCTGCTGTGTGTCTGCATCACGCTCATGGAGCTACTAACCTCAAGTACTCAGAGTTCTTAATTCAAATACACACCATCATCAGTATATATAAAAAAGGTTCAAGACACAACATCTGTGACTTAGCAGCTTATACTGAAATTCTACCAAGCCCTGGTTGCAGTAGCAAGACAGAGCCCTGAAATGtgattgtgatttttttgtttacatactaaatatttttttaaatactaattTTTGTTTACATTGTAGAGGTAATGTCATTGAGTGTACACAACACTCCTCTGTAAAGATCTCATGTTTAGTAAGTTGCAGAGTCATCTACATGCAGAactacatatatttttaaatgatgcaAGGTGGGAGAATAAATACAGGAAAGCTGTTCAGAGAATCTAATTTCTGGGAGCTTAGGCTTTATTTCTTGTGCATTTATTACACTCACATGAGACCAAAGTGGATTCTTCATATGCCCTCTCACATCTATGTACCTTCATCCTTGCTAGGGGTTGGTACAATTGACTACACAATACAAATGAACTATGGCCTTGATCTAAAGTCACTGCTACAATTATTCTTCCTTTCATTCAGGGGATACAAATATAATTCTGAACCCTGCTCTCACTGGATTGTGTAGCATAGCTAAGTATTCTGCTTGAGGTGGCTGATTTTTAGATTTAGTAGAGAAAAAGAGAATCTTGaacaaattttaataatttttggtattttatgccatttttcagttattttttgaaaaatactttaattaaGCTTAAATTAAGTAAAATTCAAATATTGCTCAATGTAATATCtataaaatcagcatttcatAGCTTTAGCTAAATGGTTTTTGTGACAATTAGACCTATCCAGGATGCCATGGTATAACGGTCTTGCATACCAAAGGTGTAGCTCGTGATGTCTCAACACGAGGACGTGGTGCTGTTGAATACATATAGTTGAACAGTCTGTCAATTTTCCTCATAGGAACACCACCACCACGGTCACTCATCTGGAACAAGAAGGAGCATTTAGCTTTATATCCCTGAAGACATTTTTATAAAAGACAGCTTCTCTCAAACAAtaagccagaaaaaaattacagtaaagTATTATTTGAAGGTGTAAGttacagattttcttttaattctcaTCTTCAACAATGACCAAAGAGAGATGAATCCTTCCCTTTCATCCTTTACCCAaactattaaataaaatactgcCATTCATAATCTcttggagaaaaggaaattctGCTTGAATTGTGCATTACTTTTATCTTGTTCATCACACACTTTGTCTGAAGTCACTATCTATATCTTTTGGCAAATGCTAAGTTCTCTGtgtattttatctttatttctcAAGAATACTGCcacatttaaatataatttactaAAACCTATTACTTGAAGGAGTAAGTCAAAGGAGTTATTTTACTACAGTTTAGTTAGACCTATGAAAAACACAGTGCTTGCAGCTGGTCTTTGAAATCAAAGATGGATGTTGTACAGAAAAAAGAAGCTGCAAACTGTACTTCAGGAGGTTTGTTTTGTGTGGAATATACAAtatgtatttccttttcttcagttGTTTCACAACTGTATAGCTCTGTCATTGTCACTTAGAAAATGCTGATGTTACAACTGTATTAAGATGCTACTTCAGTCATGGTTGCTTCTAAGCTAGGCATGACACAAGCAAGTACAGGATGCTATTGCAGAGCCCTCAGTGTGACGGCAGCCTCTTCACGAGGCAGTGTGTGAAATCCCATAACGGTTTTTCACTTACATACATCATCACATACAGTCTATTGATGGAACCAGATCACCAGCTCAAGTTACTAATATGCTGCTcatgacagaaaagaaaatcctaatCAAAATAACTTTcagaacagtaaaaaaaaaagagtaccTTCACAGTTAAATCCTCATTTCCCAATGTGATGTGTACATGAATTGCAGGATAAATGCCTCGATCAGCATGATGTTCCATGGTGGCTCTCATTGCATTCTGTAATTACCAAGTAAAACTTAAATCCTATTCATTTTGTATATTAACTTAAAATATCATTTAGTAGTTATTTTTATCGTGTATTTAAGAATCAGAACAAATGTATATTGGTTTAGAATGGTTTTTTATATTCCTAGTTTATTCAGTATCAGTATATATTTAGTTTgttagtatttaattttttaaaggaaacatgAATAGTTTAATGTACAGCATTTGTGTTCTAGAATTCTTTATAATGCACATAGTAGATGCAATATGGCACAAAGTCCAAGAAAAGTCTAAGACTAAACTGCTGGAGAAAAGGTCTGTAGGACATGTTACATATTTTACCAGATTTGAAAATACACAATTTATGGGACATCTCACTTGCTTCATTAACTTTTATTACTAGCATGAAAACTATTAATGTCTTCATACATTTTAAGATTTAAGCTGTCTATTCAGAAGGTATTCAGTGGCTGGGTTAAAGAGATACATCTTCCAAAGCTGTTCATTTTCTATGCAATTATTGTTTCTCTAATAGTACAGGGCAGCTGTGTTGCTGCAGTCAAATGGCAAGAAGTTTGCACTTGCAAAAACACGCTGTGATCTAGAATCAGTTTGAAAAGTCAAAGCAATACAGTATCAGTAAACAAAGATGTAGGAAAGAATTGTGTAATTAATGGTAAGTGCACAGACCTTGAAAAGTTCAAAAACCATGTGATAGAGATGTGATGGCACGTACACCACTTGCATAGGCTGTCCTGGTGATTTAGCTGGAGAGAAGAGAGTCCAAATAACTAAATGGCAAATGAGATGTCTTTATTCATTCCCACAGTAATTCAGAATGTGAATTTGTATTGTTAaatttaaagaaggaaaatttaaacagaaatctTTTGAAAAATTGTATGTTAATCAAAAGTCATAATCAAGATTTTCAAATGTTGCTTGCTGCTTTGGAAATTAATCTTAAAACCCACTATAGGATCACTGACTAGGGCATATCATAGTTGTTTTCAAATAACCTCCTCATAGGTACCACAAAGATGGAACAGAAAGTCTTGTATAAATCTTTAATGTGTCACAAGAAATGCAGACAGGGTGAGATGCAGTAATGTCAGGTGAAGAAACATGAAATCTTAGCAAGGGAAGGAGCCTGCTAAAATTTCTTATATCAACAGCTGTAGAATCAAAAACTTCTACTCGTGTCAGTTTTCTGATTAAAGGGAGGAATGGGGAAAGCCAGATTTAATTCtgccagatttaaaaaaaaaacagtagaTACAGAGAACACATGAACTATGTGAAAAGCAGAACATTTCACCACCAGCTCCTTTGGAAGAAACCATCATGATGTTCAAGAGTATGCCTTGTCCACATTCACTTACAATTCAACTCTTCAAGGATAAGTTCTGGAGAGCTCATGTAATATAAATCACAAAGTCTCTTGGCATTTTCATAGCCATCTATAATAAAGAACACAGGAAGTTACATTTCCCCctcccacctttttttttctcctttagaatctacaaaaataaaatttttgaaagtacTGTGCACTGTCAGGGAGATTTGTACTTTTCAGAAAAACTGCACTtataggaaaaagaaacaaaattgtaTTTCATGTCCAATAAAACTTCTGCTCCTGGTAGGCAAGAACAAAACAATATATGCATATCAGGATGTGTACTCTTAGTAGGGACTCCCATGTAAGTTTTCGGGATTCTTATCATCTGAATTTACCTTTAATAACTTCAACAACATTGCAGTTAGGATCGATGCTTCCAATATGTTTTGGATGAGCTGGATTAATTTTCCCACcaaaaagtaaagctgccaaaaaaagaaaacctaattTAATATCCAGTGTGACTTTATAATTTTAGTTTGTGTCTTCCATTTtgctaaataaaaaatttatagACAATCTATAATTTCAGTCCTCACCATACTGAAAAGCCTactattaataaatattttaggaacTGTATGAAGAATGAGTTATAAGTGGCAAGGCAAATAGTATACTCCTAAGTGGCACCTTAGTACATATTAAGCACTTAAAGGAAAATACAGTTGACATggtacagacatcatttgcccTCCTTCCGACACTTACAGTGCTGATTAAGGAGCATTCTGATTGAAATGCGACTCATGTAGAAGCGGTCTAAAAAATACTGCACGTTCTGGGAGGTCACTGGATCAATGCCAAAGCTCTCCTTGTATTCTATTACTCCTTGCGCCATCGTAGGAATTACATCATTGTGGCGATTCCGGATTTTTATCACAGTGTCTGTAAAACTAAAATGAATTCATTGTTACTATTTCACTTTCAAGGGAAATTAATCCTCCAGCAAACACTGCCTGTCTACAAAAATGAAGACTTACAAAAATATCACATCTGCCTGCTGCAATAAGAAGGCAGGTCAGTCTTTACAGCACATTTCAGGTGACTAACATTGAAACAATCAGTAATCCACTATTTTGAAtgtttataaaattattatttatttattatcttGATTCTaccaagagaaagagaaaactgtGCTAACTGTTTTCATGCAGAACAACCCATGCCTGTCAAATGGCACTTCTGGTCAGCCAGGACAGACCAGAGCATTCTATAGAATGACATTATGCTGAAGTGCTTAATTTCCTGTTTTAATGTACCCTCCTTTTAGGGACAGGGGATGACATTGCTGCAATTCTTCTGTAAACATTTGAGataggaaattttttttcagctatttttttctgccaatTCTCCAATACAATATTAACAAGATATATGTGATAGCAAAGCCTTACCTTTGAACAGACCCTGAATCTTCTGAGCTTTTGTCCTTAAAGTCAAGAATCTCCTGAAGACTTTGGACATACCTTTCAATGAAACAAAGAGGATAAAGATCATTTCTAATATGTCTCCCCACATCTCTCTGGTTAGCAATTTGTGGACTTCCAATGTTGCGTGTTTCCAAATCATTCTACCTGTCTCCCTGTGAATTTTGTTAGATTCCTTTGAATCCGTTTATGatgttttcttccaaaatttccAGAGCAATGCATACCACAATTTAATTAGAATGCATAAAATATCATCTTTGTGTTTTAAACCCAGTAGGTGATCACTTATTTGTAGCCCCTGCGTGTTCCTGTTAGTAGAAAAATCTTTCCATTTGTGCATGATTTAAGTATTTCTGCCATCCTTTCCTTAGATACGTATTTTCCAAGCTGAAGAATTCTATTTGGTTTCTCCTCACGTAGAAATTGTTCCAACCCTTTGATTATCCCTCTTGGTCTTTTCTGTTCAGGATGGAGCTGCATGCAATTCAGGGGAATAATGGGCTAACACAGTGGTACAATTATATTCCTACCCATTGGTTATTTAGTTCCTAATACTATTTTCCTTCTTGCCGTCAACTGACATatgcagagaaatattcccagtagcatcaacatttctttttccattgtaAGGAAGCAAGCACACAGGAGAGGAGGTTCTTCCCTGTGTTCTACTTTGCATTTGCCCAAATGGAATTAATTTCCCATTTGATCAGTGTCATCTAGTATCATGAGAATGTAAGCATTTGTGTTTCACTACGAATTCATTAAGCTATCTTCATTGATAGCTCTTTTCATATTCAGTCATCTAGTCAATCCCACTTACTGGCAGATTTTGGCAGATAACTTTTAAAGCCTTTACAGAAATCCTTGTACCTTTAGCAGTTGCCAAGCAAtctctgttttgctttcatCTTTAAAAACTTTATGCCTAAGTTCCTTACTTGGAAGCAAACTTTACTTTTCAAATAATGTCTTTTTTACTTTAATAcattcattttctctctgttgttTTATGTTTTGGCCTTGGGAATTTCCTATtgctttttcttaatattttctaTACCTTTACTCCCAGTCTGCAATAACCTGTTTTGTAAATGGTTTCTGTTATGTTTTGCAAACATTTTGTGCCTTAGTTTGCTTCTGTTGTTTTCTTCAACTAGCTTCCTCACTATTAGGTAAGTTCCCTATTAAACACTCTTCTGGtggatttttgtttaaaaaaaaaaattgattccTCATACATGAGTGTGTGAAAGACATAATGATTTTTTAATTCCCTTGGGGTTCTCTAATTGCTCCTTAATGCTTTTTTCCCACATCTGTAAATTTAGTTTCTGATCACACTGGTATATTTAGCATTTCAGTATTAATACATGATGTTCATGCACCAAGCCTATGAATGTCCTTTCAGTAGAAGAGAGTGACTTCCTCCAACCTGTGTATCTGCAGGAGGTCACCCTTCAAGGAATGGAATGTCACTGTTCTTACCAGCTCTGCACCAGCTGAACTGAAGGTGTTCTTAGGAGGTTGTCTGGAAGCAAGCTTATTTCCTTCATTATGTTTGCCAATCTCACAGGCAGCTCTTGTCGCAGAAACATAAATGAAGTCTTTTCACAAGCATTTTCAGATCCTAAGACCAATATGACATTAGAATGAAGTCAATACTATGGCAGACAACtgcacaaaattaatttcttgcatAAGAGGCCTATACCTTGATTTCAAAGCAGACTCCACCAGGCTGGTAAGCTGGTGTTTCTTTCATGGCAGCAGCCCACttgtatttcaaaatttatGGCATACTGAAACCTTCCTGTTGCAGTAATGAGAATCTTCAAAATATGAACAGAAACTAATGCAACAGTTACAGACCTATACTGTTCAACTTTATTATATGGCTTCTATCCATGTatattgttcattttatttGCAGCAAACTCTAACCAGCACTGATCCAACAATGTCATTCTGAGCATGtcagagaagcaaatgaaaCCAGCACAGGCAACTATTTATGAGAAGGATGCTTGAAAAAGTATCATAGTCCCATACACCCTGCTTTTCATCACTGATCTTAGTGAATTATCATAACTCATCCTCAAacactttcagaaaataaattcagtaaTAGAGATCTCATTTTCAACTAAATTTGTTATAGTTTAAATTCAGTCTTAGAGGAACAGAAGTCAGGTGAACAAATTCACATGAATAgtgagaaagaaattaaagtaGGACAGCTACTCTGCTTAGTCATTAGGATACtaatacatttaaatttttacaCTTGTAAAAGCTAGAAGTGAAAACACTGCCTTTTGATAACCAACCTGTCCTTTTGTAAGAACAAGTGTCATCTGTGGGGGTGGCAATTAAATGTGGTTATTAAAATCAAGACCTGCTTGTACTCCCACAAAGCTTGTTTTCCTACGTGAGAAAAGAGGGTGCAGCATGGGGAAGAGACTAAGAAATGCTGCACTTCATTCTCAGCCAGACTTCTTTCTAGACTTAAAGACTGTCACATAAACAGCATCTGAACTTCCTAACCTGCCCATCTGTTGCAGTGGAGTGTGTACTTCAGGTCTGGTGTTTCACAACATGTATCTCCTACAAATTAACGCCTGTGTTACTGCTCAGTTCACTCCTTCCATTTGGCAAGGGGAAGTTGGGGAAGAAGATTAAAGGAAgggatgaggaaagaaaaaaggaagctgGGACTGCCTTAAACATGAAAAATCTTCACCACATTGATATAGAGCAGTTTACTTTAAAGCATGCAGATTCAGACACATAAACTACAGTGGTGAAAGAATGtcagttaatttaaaaagtgaataATTTACAAGAAATTCCTCCACAATGGCACTTACCAGCATTAGGCACTGTCTACACATGACCTCTGCCTAGAAACCTTTCATTCTTCTCCCTACTCAGATTGCACAGGCATGACTGTTACCggcctttcccttttcttgggtAAAATTCCAAGAACAAATCAGATTGGAGGTATTAAAGTGTAAATACAATTGTTAAATGCCTCATACActcaaaaaattacatttcacaAAATAGTTTTTGTATCTGAAGGCCTTAACTTTGCAATCTTGGGTCAAATATGGAAGGCAGTATCGAGCAGGCAAATGACTCTCTTCCCATGTGCAGCTACAGTCTACATCTAGGCAAAGAATGGATAAAACTCCTACAGAAAATACTGTGGTCTTATAACCCAAGACCAGACCTGAATTTGCTtacagaatatttcatttttcaagttAGTTTTACcagattttattatttcctcTTTGAATGTTCTCACTCCTGcaaaaggagcaaaaaaaatccttaaacaCCATCAGATTATAATGGCTACAGAATGtcttacagaaaaatattgtcTCTGTCTTGcagtcttttttatttctgttattagTTTTTACTCTCTCTGAAGGATCTCTCAAGATTAAATCTGTAAGGATTAAATCCATAagcaaaagagaggaaaaaaatattgtagaaGTTTTCAAGATTATTTTTACCTTATGTTCAGGTACTAAGAGCAAAAAAGTAGCCTATCTTTTGACACAAGGAAATAGTGTgctttgaaaataaacattGATTTTATGGTAAGCATTTTATCAGTAATGGTAAAATAACACAGGTCAAAGCAAACTCTGAATTGCAAGCTTCTTTGCTTAAAAGTACAGTAGCAAGAGAACATATGGTGAAGTTCCTGTAGGAATCTGGAGTTTTAAATGTCAGATACATTTCATTGCCACAAGTGAAACATTGAATAGATGGATGAAATGATAGCAGATAATTGTGAGAAAATCTTGTTTGTAAGTCTTCCTGCTTATACAAAGTCTTGGGTTCTAGGATTAGTTCTCACTTAGGTTTTCTTTGCAAAACTATAAAAAGCCATGAAACTATTAACTAGTTAAATATATAACACGTAAACATGTATGCACACCAAAGTGCCTTATACAGAAATGGAACGTACTATAGAATGGCCAAAACCTCAGGCTTTGAAAAGGTGTCTCAGTGTGACTTACACAACCTTTCTCTATTTGCTTTGAAGCAGAATAGAACGATTCCTAtgatctcttttctttccaagctGACAGTCAAACCTGGAAATATTAGAAGTGGTTTTGGCACTGAGTGTAAGATTGAATATCCTGTTACTGATTTACTCAGTTTCAAGACTAGATTCCAAACCCTCCGGGATAGCTCCCGGTGTCTGCATCCTGTTCCTTTTCTCACACACCTTTTCAAACGGCAACATTTGGCTAGGCTGTTTCTGTAGGGCACAGGCCAAGTGACTGAGCAGTGATGACTGTTCCAGCCCCTCGGTGCCAGCTGAGGCTAAACGCTTCACGTGTTTGGAAGATGCCTTTAAAAGGCTGcgtgctgctcagcagaaggCTTAACCAGTCTCACCTGTCTGAGTCACTGCTCTAACGCTACCAGTTGTCACAGCTGTTCCCAtcctctccccagcactgcGGGTTCTGCAGGAAAATACCCAACTAGCCTGGTGGTGCTAAAAACTGGAGTTTTCAGCTAGATTTCAACCTTGCCACAGTCGCGGTCTCCGGGAACGAGCCAACTGGGCTCCCTTGCCccagaaggaagcagagcccTTTTCTCCCACAAACGCAGCATTAACAGATAAGCAACAGCCTGGCGGCGCTGACGGGGTGAGGGGTCGTGGCCGTCCCGCTCCTCACAGGCACCTGTGGGAGGAGGGGCAGCGGTTGAGGACGGCTCGCCGAGGACTCACCGAAGTCCAGAAATTGCTTCATGGAGAGCGGCGAGGGGGAGAAGCGTGAGTAGAAGTCCACCTGCTGCGGGATGTTGCCCGGGGCAGCGCCGCGCAGAAGGGCGCGCAGCAGCCTCATGGTGCAGCTCCGTCCCCTCAgctcagcccggcccggccgccatTTCCCGCCGCGCCGCTCCCCCGGCCCCTGCCCAGGCCGCGGCCGCCTCCGCCGCGCCGCCGGGAGGAGGTGCCCGAGGGGGGTGGGTGtctccgcccggcccggccccgcagcggcgcggggcgggggagAGGGCGGCTCTCAGGGAGCGAGGCGGGGGTGCCCGGAGCTGCCTGCCGGCGCCTGAGGCGGACGCTCGGCTGTCCCCGGCGCCTCGAGGGCCCGACGGGAGGAGGCGACGCTCGCTTCGCGGAGGAGCCCGGCCGCGCACAGGTACGCGACGTTACGggtgccggtgccgccgccTGCCCGGCGAGGGGCTGCGGGTGCGCCCTGCCCACAGGCGGGGAGCCGTGAGGGCTGTGGGTGGGGGTCCGGGACCGCAGGGGCCGTGGCGAGGCCGAGAGATGCCCGTGCACCAGCGGCTCTCGCTGGGCACTGCGGTGCCCGGGGCTCGGGCCTGCGGGCTCGGCGCACCCGGGGCTCCCCCTCGGCCTGAGATGGAGCCGTGGCGGGCGGTGGGGACTCGGCTCCCGGTGTGGGTGAGCCGCGGGCCGGAACGGGAACTGTAGAAACTCACAGAAGGGCCGGCGGGAGGGCAGAGCCTCCGCCGAGGGCATCGGGTTTAAACAGCCGTGCGTCTTCT
This genomic interval carries:
- the PDK1 gene encoding pyruvate dehydrogenase (acetyl-transferring) kinase isozyme 1, mitochondrial; amino-acid sequence: MRLLRALLRGAAPGNIPQQVDFYSRFSPSPLSMKQFLDFGSENACEKTSFMFLRQELPVRLANIMKEISLLPDNLLRTPSVQLVQSWYVQSLQEILDFKDKSSEDSGSVQSFTDTVIKIRNRHNDVIPTMAQGVIEYKESFGIDPVTSQNVQYFLDRFYMSRISIRMLLNQHSLLFGGKINPAHPKHIGSIDPNCNVVEVIKDGYENAKRLCDLYYMSSPELILEELNSKSPGQPMQVVYVPSHLYHMVFELFKNAMRATMEHHADRGIYPAIHVHITLGNEDLTVKMSDRGGGVPMRKIDRLFNYMYSTAPRPRVETSRATPLAGFGYGLPISRLYAQYFQGDLKLYSLEGYGTDAVIYIKALSTESIERLPVYNKAAWKHYKANHEADDWCVPSSEPKDMTTFRSM